Within the Vanessa cardui chromosome 6, ilVanCard2.1, whole genome shotgun sequence genome, the region tgtcaaaatatatctgtcagtgttatattctcgatcggtaaagcagattatcgctgaTACTGATCACACGAAAATAGGTCTTAAGATGATgcaccttttcttaccccgattgtacagtcagaataagaaaaccttcgtcagtttttaaattaatttctttatcaagtcataaactcttagtaccttttgaatctaaacatcaaattattgcgacgcaatatgtcattctcgatcggtgaagcagattatcgctcatactgagcacacgaaaatagatcttaaggtgacgaatcttttcttaccccgactgtacatgatTGCTATTTATAGCGATTGTTTGCTTCAGGCTGAGCGTGGGATAATCGCATTTGACGCCATCTATTGATGATCAGAGTCGATTAAGTCTGACAGCTGTCTAGCTTGTGTCGGAGTAAATTATGATGCGCTAAAACTATTCCGTCATGACGTGTACAGTCCGTTCACATTGTACCTCTGGCTATAAAGTTGTTCAACTTGTGCTATGTGTTGCTTTAGCTAGTTTCTAAAATAACTTTGCATTAAATTAGCCAATCGTAATTGTTCAGGGAATAATTTAGAATAGCTGtcctacataaatatatatatatatatatatatatatatatatatatatatatatatatatatatatatatatatatatatatatatatttatcccgcaaacaattggccgtccactgaaggcgaaaatgcatttaaactggcgtccacctgcttttggcgtccgtataccggacgccacttttttagccggtggcattgaggtcctattcatcctagctagccgtagtacaaaaatcgacggaagctaaaaATCACTCTAAatagttgcaataaaatattgaaaagttcccgaagaaatcaccgcgcaggtgaggcgctgccgcagcgcgtatatcgcacactgtatatcgaggggaattcctgactacggattcgcgtatttggcgtccaaaattgcgacgttgccatctcgctcattacttacgcggtacataatacctattcggtgcttgattattgtttgttttacatcagtcatttaatgtttataaaatatattaataattaatatatgaatccccgaggacttcgtggaagttttttttaaatatattacaataattaatatttatattaattattcataataataatataaagaatgtctgtctgtctgctatCTTTCTTTATACGCTTaagctgctgaaccgatttagatgaaatttagtatggggACTTTGTAGAaaagaacataggataattttgtctccaaaattataccctaacgagataaaaaaggaaagtagaagtttgtacagggaatctatatccgataaactgatttaaattaaatttagtatgaagataGGATAGTTTCCATCCACGAAATAATCCTCTAAGGGTAtaaaagggggtgaaagtttgtacaacatctatATTTATCGTGATTGGTATttgtactgttaaatcttctgttatctgtgattggtagtttttattattcggtgtAAACAAACCGGCGTAAAGCTTAGTAACTTGGTACAGAGGCCAAATTGccatatacggacgccaaattgccatatacggacgcccaatagctgtatacggacgcccaatagctgtatacggacgcccaatagctgtatacggacgcccaatagctgtatacggacgcctaatagctgtatacggacgcccaatagctttatacggacgccaaatagctgcatacggacgctcaatcaaaaaaaaaaaaacagaaatcaaaatgaaatttattcaaataggctttaacaagcacttttgaatcgtcattttacaattaagtgaaactaccaccggttcggaaagtagattctacggagaagaaccggcaaaaaactcagtagttactctttttcaacacttaaaaaatacaaagtcatgttaattaaatacaattatttaaatgaatatattcagcttggaagtcaacagatacctccacgcttttttattatctattcaatcttgtttcgaataatatgtcttttttaccaaaatacgaaatggcaaagttaaaaatttctgccgaattttattatagaatcggataccttgccccaagaaggatttattgactttgcggagtaggaaacttggtgttataagcttatccttacttttagtgcacaaacaatgatgatcactgattttatcaaagtgatcaatgttactgtgaatatacataatattgttgtaaatatactgagacgcaacagtgagtattcctacttttttaaaaacatcccgaagagagtatctagctccaagattataaataaaccggattgctctcttttgtaaaaaaaagacaGATTAAATACCTACAGCGTTacctcaaagtaatatgccatatgacaaatactgtgaaaaaaaccaaaatatactaaacgagcggtatcaacctcagttagttgtctaacttttccaAACGCGTAtgttgcagagctgagtcttcctgttagggatgataaatgaggactccactaaagtttggaatccaattctattcctgagaacaccgtagtatcggctacatcaagacggtcaccgtttataaatatcttataattatgctttctaacattgggtagggtaaaaactacacattttgttttttgagcaatcaaaactaaattatttactgtaaaccaattgtgtatctgtgataatgcaccgttcacatcgtcatagtcagttttttttgtcaaccctaaaaatcagtgaagtatcgtcagcaaacaacactatatcacaaatacctttaacataaaaaggatcatttatatataccagaaatagaaagggacccaaaattgaaccttgtacaataGCCGATAGATCGTGATCTTGAAGCATACAGTACTATTTTAGGTGGTACTATGTGGCTGTATGCTACCAACTttaaaatgaaagcactgttcccagtaatttcattttattataaatactatcattttattatcgtaaatatgaaatttggtaggtagatttttatgacatacaggaaaaataaaacacaggcgataacaaatgcaacaacaaagtaatatgatagagaagtcataattattccgatgaagttttatggacagagccacttgtgctaagagTGAAAATGAGAGACATCGAGATCATATTTgcgcaaaccaaatatgaatctaatataaaaaatttgaaatcgctcaagtttttcgctgatcctccgtgagatCTGGATAAAAGTCGTCGGCGTAATCATGGGTTAAGTTAAAGTaaaagattcgtatttacacatAATAACATATCGGAcatccgtatatgtataagccttacgaatattggaacaaaataaacgttgaactgtttgaacagaacagcgataggaaaagaaagagacaacaaacctaaagctggcaacgtcgcacttccaaatacagtccatcctgtgaggacgctaaataatcgatgccataggtaaattatgatcaatatatctaggataccttaaatgtatcatcatggttaggggttcGAAAATGTTTGGGCAtgactgaaagacgaatatcgcggattttctttttatcggaaaacaacgtatcccaaggacctggaaatcaaaaaactaagcagtattcattaagacatgttaagtaaagtaaggggaacttggggacgtcgtaatgatgcaccacgtacatgacgccaaaaaggttgtaggatgtatatatatatatatatatatatatatatatatataatattattttatttctacctGATCCTTTTCTAATAATGCTACCGTTcaattttacaattacattaaatttacatgTACCTCAACTTctacttacaataaaaaaaaattaattaatgatcttaaattataaaatttcataaatgtttaaattatttttcaatatccgGAAATTGTTTATTAGCAAGTATCATTCTTTTGCATAACTgtcatgtatatgtataatgccACCCTCATGCAGCTTTTTTGATAGATATCAGAGGAACGATAACTGTGATGCACTGTACTGTCATGTGTAGCAATTCAAGCGTTTATTCCAGTAAATGTCAGAAAAAGTTAGTTTAACTTTTTGTATGGCAATGTTGAACTAAAATGTACTGACgttcaaattgttttttatgaacaaaatcaactttatgggaaattgctttatttaaaaacaacttaTACAACTGGTTttcttttttgttgtattttttttttataaaaaacttactTTACGTTTTATAATCACTCACTTTCACAATTTTCACTTTATTGCAATAAAgtacaaaaaatgtattgttttttgtttgtactGAAACAAGgtagaattatataataattctaattaCAAGCGTTTATTATAGTAAGTTAAGATTGTGAAAGTTAATAAGAAATAGAAAGAAAGGATATTATTATGCCACATATCTTTAGCGCTACATtagattattatcaatattttagagccgattaaaaatcaatacaaattcataaatattttattagaatgttAAAAATCTATCACATATaagttaacatattttattaattccaagAGTAATTCAGTCTATTAATAGTGTATTGAAAATAAGcagtttttttaagtaaatttaagtacttgtgagtcagtgtaactacaggcacatgcgGGGCTTAACATTTTACTTCCCAATGTGTACTGTCGATTTACAAGCACGATTGTCGATTACAGCACCAACTTGTATCagcgatatatattatatcattatactatttaatatcaACGTCAATTTATTTGACCTTCcgaataactatattataaaaaaaaaccttatgcAATCATTAATGTAGGGTACATTcgtcatttataaattacacaatAGTTCGTAGCTTGAAATTGTCTTTACCCTATAGCCcaaaaatttatcaattaaaagactatcaaataaaaaaggaacTATTCAAATGAGGCTCGTAGTTCCTGATTATAGgacattgtttttgttttaataatcacTCTCCCAGACGTTCGTGGTCCTTGCCTTCATTATTCTTCTGTTATTTATGATCAACTTCGGTAGATTGATATTCCTGCAAATTTTTAGtgcataaatttatattctttcTTGTATAATCTTCGGTCAGAATCATCAAAAGGCTTGTAGTTCAGAATGTCATTGATAATAAGCTTTTATGTCGTCAAATAAGTCTAATATAGTATACGTTCTTCGCGTGTTGTTTCTCTTGCAACCATTGTATCCAgcggcggatttaccaataggctaagtagactggagcctagggcggcagatttagagggccggcaaatttagcccaaatctGTTATCATCTTacagaaattgaaaaaaaaagcttgtaaaaaCACAGCGGGTTTGAAAAATGaactagtaactgacagaaatatcacctagtttataatcatactcaggaaaaaaccgatgtaatgaggacgataaaacacaaattgaatagcctactagcccgGACAATACGAAAAACGCACGCCCAATTGTTAATAGATCTAAACTACACGGGTCTATCTCTTTTTATGTTACGAGCGATCTAGATGTGCTCATATTTTTTCTgcattatcttaatttaacgtaaaattatttaactataaaacaagaaatatatttagaattaaattgaTATCCGCTATTTGTTTCATAAAGAATGAATATCTTTAACAGTTACGGtatatttttctcatttaaGGCATCTCGTGAATCGAGCGTTGAAATCAACATGGGGTCAGAGTCGGCAAGGCAGAATGGCGCGGGTCCTCGACCCTTCGGTAATGCGGCGGGCGCTTCTTGACGCACACGCCGGCTACGCTGAAGGTGTCACTAAAGCTTCGAGCGGGAATAGAACCGGTAAGAaagatataaaaccttttcaCAACGTATCCAACACTACTCATGGCTTTactaccaattaaaaaaaaaaaaaattacaaagaagGTTTTACAGTAAAATTGaagatttaaataacatttgtatatatttttttagaatacttattcttattttaaatggttatcgatattttaaattaattcgttttaaaaataaaaaaaataaacgttcgatgatctttttatttgtttgatatattaaaagcgaagaacatatttaaaaaaccggTCGATGATATAGCTTTGCATGTGTGCTACAGCGtcttattaaaaatcttattatgGTGTGCATTTCTTTGTAATAACTGTTCTCGTTATACAGCGCATGCTATAAGCTGCAATTAGCGTTAATTtgctattaaaacaattatggCTTAACAAGACGTTTCAATATTACTTACCGGTAACATTTGTTCTTGAATATAATGAGGATTTAATAGCCTGTTTACTGATAGATTGATGGTGCTTCATAAACGCAGTTTTATGGCTATCCTTTATGATGATGCGCGCTTAACTTTACCGGTTATTCTAAGGATTGTCATAgcacattttaatttgattttacattCATAaatcattccatttttaaaatcgattgtATAGTTAGTAGGACATTGTATATGTCGCTCATAATAGCGCTAATTTGATgtggaaatataattttattagcacTGGAATTTATTTATCTGGAGGCTTGCTTGGTTGCATTACATCCCCacttatagtaatatatttaaatataatgtaaaataagtaAGCTTCACGAATGCTCGTCGAAAGTATCAAAGTGGACAAGagttttctatattgaataaaacattttatctagcttttaattcaattcttagtttaatggcttttagttgtgccgacagggcacagattatttcgccaatgtcacgtaggatgttGAAGACACGAAtaagattgatcggtacggttgagataataaattaaattaaattttaaagcaaaGTGTAATTTCCTTgctaatccttaacctagaaaaacacaaacattaagagttaataatagggtaaattaaaaatacgatGTAAGataccgagatggcccagtggttagaacgggtgcatcttaaccgatgattgcgggttgaaacccaagcaagcaccactgattgttcgtgtgcttattttgtgtttataactcatctcgtgcttggcggtgaaggaaaacatcgtggaaacctgcatgtgtctaatttcttagaaattatgccacatgtgtatttcaccaacccgcattggaatagcgtggtttttttttatggcataggtggcaaacgagcagaaggctcacctgatggaaagtgactaacaCAATAGTAACAAGTaaagtgaaatatattccaaacctcctcctcgaagggagaggaggccttagcccagcagtgggaaatttacaggctgttgttgttgctagtATTCTAAACGTAATATTTATCTAGCTTTTCAAATGTCCTTTATGGTACGGCGTACTTGTCAGATATTCTAGTGCCAAAccgcagtactcagtattgttgtgttcctgtttgaggggtgagtgagccaatgtaataggcacaagggacataacatctttgttacCAAGATTGGGGAAGCATTGGcggtgtaaggaataattaacaATTCTTACATCCATATGGTCGTATGCATTCgtacctatttaaaaatatattatatcaagctagcaataaagtttattttcatacgTCGATTGCCATACAGGATATATAACCTTATTCACTTTCATCGTTTTCCAGCAAGAGCGACAAATCTACCCGGGCTCACTCCGGGTAATACCAACACCTGTGGAGGCTCACGTCTCTGTCGAACCCGGTACAACACGACTGCGCCGATGTATGGCGTCTCGCTTACATCCGGACAGCCGGTGACGATCGTTCAGAAATTCCCGGATCTATTACAACAAGTCGTTTTTGAAGTTTGCGAGTGAGTGTTGCAATTTTatcattgatattttattctattctatatcAGACAATTTCCCGGGGCGTTTTTCTATGTATTctacaaaactaataaaaaatatccgtAAATATCTAAGTATATcggtaaatcaataataatatttgtttgtacaaTATGAGTTACCAGAATAATGACAATACAGTGTCACTTTTATTTAAGCACTATAATAATCACATGTGTCATCAAAAGTCTACCAAAAGGGGGCCTTTTGCCATAGCGCAGCTGTAGAACTTTTACGGACGTTTAGAAAAGAGTGTGCATTTTGTTTTAAGACTATTGGAGCTAATGTATAATTGCACAAGATAATTGTATTGTCTCTTGggaaataatatttgatggTAGAAACTTTTTACttcttaaatgttataaaaggaGATTATAGCATCCGGCGGCCCAATTGCCGGACGGCGGCGTtcctattttaaatgaatttaataaatatagatataaatgactattgtacttatattatctgtgaatCCAAAGAGATTACGTCTTCGacagattatattttgaatgtaaCTATTTTAGGGGCAATAAGTTGTCGAATCGAGTTAATTACGGACAAtcaatttttacattattttccaaatatatttattataaatttttaacatttcttttgacaaactaattatattaatatttttattatatcttaatataataaaacaatatattaaagttatttcttcATCGGGATTGTGCTTCCTTTAGATTCTATATCTTATATTCTAGATCTATTGTGAGTTGCCACTCTCAAATGGAACACTTCCCTTAATcatgtatttactttttttttgtttcagatcaAGCGAATGCTCCGTAGTTCGCGGATCATGTACACAAACCTATGTACCGTATTTATTCCTGGTCCTACCCCTAGGACCGGTCACGTTAACAGGGCAAGATTACGTACTAGTTGAATCGGGATGCGTTTGTAGACCTGATCCTATGCAGTAGGACTTCCCCTCGGCTAAAGACTGTATAGTGAATATAGtgctcaaaatatta harbors:
- the LOC124530184 gene encoding uncharacterized protein LOC124530184 produces the protein MCLKSLIYFYLATIAVCVVGDCGPKLKYAWGDALQGTDCPGPDGTPYPRHLVNRALKSTWGQSRQGRMARVLDPSVMRRALLDAHAGYAEGVTKASSGNRTARATNLPGLTPGNTNTCGGSRLCRTRYNTTAPMYGVSLTSGQPVTIVQKFPDLLQQVVFEVCESSECSVVRGSCTQTYVPYLFLVLPLGPVTLTGQDYVLVESGCVCRPDPMQ